A window of the Brachyspira suanatina genome harbors these coding sequences:
- a CDS encoding arginine--tRNA ligase, with the protein MLKKIISNILKEALKEYLKDTDIKDIESYIEIGYAVDDKFGDYACPVAMRLAKVLKKNPLEIANSITEKIDKKYFDKIEVAKPGFINLTLSYNYINECINELINNDDYGKNTVEDKKKILVEYVSANPTGPLHIGHGRWAAIGSALSNILKYAGHEVYQEFYVNDAGEQITKLNESVKAVQEGREIPEDGYHGEYIKDVAKQDGVPKDIILESQKKLLERFGTHMDNYASELKIREGGELEKTMDFLDKEGLLFEEDNAIWFKSTKYGDDKDRVVKKSNGTYTYFAPDITYHKNKIDRGYHYLIDILGADHHGYVPRITAAVRAVSKDTASLKVILGQLVRLYRGNELVRMSKRTGDMISLEDVIDEIGVDPTRYFLLMRSYSSSLDFDLELAKKKDNDNPVYYVQYAYARICNIFFKLEEKNMSYDDNKAFDISKIANESSLKLAKMILRFPDEIYEAAKSLEVYTLINYTYEIASALHRFYYDNIVLEENAEIRQERLTLIKAVKKILGLCFDIIGISKVERMWSEE; encoded by the coding sequence ATGCTTAAAAAAATTATCTCAAATATCCTAAAAGAAGCTTTAAAAGAATATTTAAAAGATACTGATATTAAAGACATAGAATCTTATATAGAAATAGGATATGCAGTAGATGATAAATTTGGTGATTATGCTTGTCCTGTAGCTATGAGACTTGCTAAAGTTTTAAAGAAAAACCCGCTTGAAATAGCAAACTCTATAACAGAGAAAATAGATAAAAAATATTTTGATAAGATAGAAGTTGCAAAACCTGGATTCATTAATTTAACATTATCATATAATTATATAAATGAATGTATAAATGAACTTATCAACAATGATGATTATGGAAAAAACACAGTTGAAGATAAAAAGAAAATATTAGTAGAATATGTTAGTGCAAACCCAACAGGACCTCTTCATATAGGACATGGAAGATGGGCTGCTATTGGAAGTGCATTATCCAACATACTTAAATATGCAGGACATGAAGTTTATCAGGAGTTCTATGTTAATGATGCAGGAGAACAGATAACTAAATTAAATGAAAGCGTTAAGGCTGTTCAAGAAGGAAGAGAGATTCCTGAAGATGGTTATCATGGCGAATACATAAAAGATGTTGCCAAACAAGACGGAGTACCTAAAGATATAATATTAGAAAGTCAGAAAAAACTACTAGAGAGATTCGGCACTCATATGGATAATTATGCTTCTGAATTAAAGATACGTGAGGGCGGAGAATTAGAAAAAACTATGGACTTCCTTGATAAGGAAGGACTTTTATTTGAAGAGGATAATGCTATTTGGTTTAAAAGCACTAAATACGGTGATGACAAAGACAGAGTAGTTAAAAAAAGCAATGGAACATATACATACTTCGCTCCGGACATTACATATCATAAAAATAAAATTGACAGAGGATATCATTATTTAATAGATATATTAGGTGCTGACCATCATGGTTATGTACCTAGAATTACTGCTGCTGTAAGAGCTGTTAGTAAAGATACCGCTTCTTTGAAAGTTATACTTGGTCAATTAGTTCGTCTTTACAGAGGAAATGAACTTGTAAGAATGAGCAAAAGAACTGGGGATATGATTAGTCTTGAAGATGTTATCGATGAGATAGGAGTTGATCCTACAAGATATTTCCTACTTATGCGTTCATATTCTAGCTCTTTAGACTTTGATTTGGAGCTTGCTAAGAAAAAGGACAATGATAATCCTGTTTATTATGTTCAATATGCTTATGCTAGAATTTGTAATATATTCTTTAAGCTAGAAGAAAAAAATATGTCTTATGATGATAATAAGGCTTTTGATATTTCAAAAATCGCTAATGAAAGTTCTTTAAAACTTGCTAAAATGATATTGAGATTCCCTGATGAAATATATGAGGCTGCTAAATCTTTAGAAGTTTATACTCTAATCAATTATACTTATGAAATAGCCAGTGCATTGCATAGATTCTATTATGATAATATTGTATTAGAAGAAAATGCAGAGATAAGACAGGAAAGACTTACTCTAATAAAAGCAGTTAAAAAAATACTTGGATTATGCTTCGATATAATAGGAATATCTAAAGTAGAAAGAATGTGGTCTGAAGAATAA
- a CDS encoding GGDEF domain-containing response regulator → MNENILVVEHRADLLDRFVDLLRERHYNPIATKSRAQAVNISNESTLDLILLDADIGDSQGLQLLDTFKNQESTKGTPVILLSTPYRKMEFIEEAINLGIDGLIFIPFDEMELVVRVNSCLKYRKLYVEHQKLIKQADYLQNSLTDMTEVSNRNYQSYKDAQKKYDDILNVDLETGLWNKKEFYEQFTRLLYETVRHEETIVLACFSIDGLDSIISEYGIIAAEEIMLKFTEVLRRTTRREDILARFDNNEFMVAFNRMNIRLYDKKLEEIRSFVDKNELEYNGIIIKYTISAGISYTAYKKNYHIEGMEKEIAPVLLALHNAKRRGFASLFVHPTLIKK, encoded by the coding sequence ATGAATGAGAATATTTTAGTAGTAGAGCATAGAGCAGACCTTTTAGACAGGTTTGTCGATCTATTAAGAGAAAGACATTATAATCCTATAGCAACAAAATCCAGAGCTCAGGCAGTTAATATTTCCAATGAAAGTACATTAGATTTGATACTTTTGGATGCGGATATTGGGGACTCGCAAGGTTTACAGCTTCTTGATACTTTCAAAAATCAGGAATCAACTAAGGGAACACCTGTAATTCTTTTGAGCACTCCTTATAGAAAAATGGAATTTATAGAAGAAGCTATAAATTTGGGAATTGACGGACTTATATTTATACCTTTTGATGAGATGGAACTTGTTGTAAGGGTTAATAGCTGTCTAAAGTATAGAAAATTATATGTAGAACATCAAAAGTTAATTAAACAGGCAGATTATCTTCAGAATTCTTTAACTGATATGACAGAAGTTTCCAATAGGAATTATCAGTCATATAAAGATGCACAGAAAAAATATGACGATATATTGAATGTAGATTTGGAAACAGGTCTTTGGAATAAAAAAGAGTTTTATGAACAGTTTACAAGACTTCTTTATGAAACAGTAAGACATGAAGAGACTATAGTACTTGCATGCTTTTCTATAGATGGGCTTGATAGTATCATAAGCGAATATGGAATAATTGCAGCCGAAGAAATAATGCTTAAATTCACAGAAGTTCTTAGAAGAACAACTAGAAGGGAAGATATTTTAGCTAGATTTGATAATAATGAGTTTATGGTTGCTTTTAATAGAATGAATATAAGATTATATGATAAAAAGCTTGAAGAGATAAGAAGCTTTGTTGATAAGAATGAGCTTGAATATAATGGTATTATAATCAAATATACAATATCAGCTGGAATATCATATACAGCATATAAAAAGAATTATCATATAGAAGGTATGGAAAAAGAAATAGCCCCTGTATTATTAGCACTTCATAATGCCAAAAGACGCGGATTTGCAAGTTTATTCGTTCATCCTACTTTAATAAAGAAATAA
- a CDS encoding L-threonylcarbamoyladenylate synthase produces the protein MIINLDKNNLESIEYAANEVIKVINDGGIVVSPTDTVYGMLADAFNTDAVNRIYTIKDREKNKPLLILSKDLESVKKFSDKEVPDIIKNNIPGELTFIVPLLEELKNKFSYLKDTVALRIPNDKYMQLILKATNPLVAPSANPSGYGVILDGNKLAELYKDKADLIVNAGVLENKMPSTLYDCLENKVLRQGSVHLDI, from the coding sequence ATGATAATCAATCTCGATAAAAATAATTTAGAAAGTATAGAGTATGCAGCCAATGAAGTTATAAAAGTTATTAATGATGGCGGAATAGTTGTTTCTCCAACAGATACAGTTTATGGAATGCTTGCTGATGCTTTTAATACCGATGCTGTAAATAGAATATATACTATAAAAGATAGAGAGAAAAATAAGCCTCTTTTAATATTATCAAAAGATTTAGAAAGCGTAAAAAAATTCTCTGATAAAGAAGTTCCTGATATAATAAAAAATAATATACCGGGAGAATTAACTTTCATTGTTCCTCTTTTAGAAGAATTAAAAAATAAGTTCTCATATTTAAAAGACACGGTAGCATTAAGAATACCGAATGATAAATATATGCAGCTTATATTAAAAGCCACTAATCCTTTGGTAGCTCCTTCAGCCAACCCTAGCGGTTATGGTGTTATACTTGACGGCAACAAATTAGCAGAGCTTTACAAAGACAAAGCTGATTTAATAGTTAATGCCGGAGTCTTAGAAAATAAAATGCCTTCTACGCTTTATGACTGCTTAGAAAATAAAGTACTTCGTCAGGGCTCTGTTCATTTGGATATATGA
- a CDS encoding Panacea domain-containing protein produces MCITKLQKLLYALDGGLLARNINAVDEHCRAWQYGPVYPKVFTKINPEDFNKNYDNLNIDEIDSKEHADIIKKMVEVVLDNFGQYSAGKLSDWSHREGSPWSQTPKNEKISKLLMKEYFSR; encoded by the coding sequence ATGTGTATAACAAAATTGCAGAAACTCCTTTATGCTTTAGATGGCGGATTATTAGCACGTAATATAAATGCAGTTGATGAACATTGCCGAGCTTGGCAGTATGGACCAGTATATCCCAAAGTCTTTACCAAAATAAATCCTGAAGATTTCAATAAAAATTATGATAATCTAAATATAGATGAAATTGATAGTAAAGAACATGCTGATATTATAAAAAAAATGGTTGAAGTTGTACTGGATAATTTTGGACAATATAGTGCTGGAAAACTATCAGATTGGAGTCATAGAGAAGGAAGTCCTTGGAGTCAAACACCAAAAAATGAAAAAATAAGCAAACTATTAATGAAGGAATATTTTTCAAGATGA
- a CDS encoding HEAT repeat domain-containing protein — MRNIVICTLIFTILINFTAFSESPTNEAPTAPTISTNTLAAETSGILNAEYEKAFKYGTPTQKIATIAKIKRTKNEADIAMLATHYPEEKNNRVKSEIINFFKQNKNDNAKAIIEYAIKDESDSVRKDAYYLCSIYPDIQYEVPIMAEITNASGLVLDSMVNALGAIKSEMAADYLLEIYTNNTVGSSTKVEILRYFSITKNTKGEKICQNAAQNAGEPALVRYMGVVALGAYPSAENYEILQKLLAEDLPEITARVIYVLPEYSAYGDVKKDVIEAAKNDSDSVRIYAIKALSNYKSEPEIEELLIYRLKNDNSEAITTEILNLYKESAPTGNMYDAIKTLATSSASDKIKNLAKSVIGEGDSDSATTIEESLTGIKNDSANTAN, encoded by the coding sequence ATGAGAAATATTGTTATTTGTACTTTAATATTTACTATACTAATTAATTTTACAGCTTTTTCTGAAAGTCCTACTAATGAAGCTCCTACAGCTCCTACAATTTCAACAAATACTTTAGCTGCTGAAACATCAGGAATACTTAATGCTGAGTATGAAAAAGCTTTTAAATATGGAACTCCTACTCAAAAAATAGCCACTATTGCTAAAATAAAAAGAACAAAAAATGAAGCTGATATCGCAATGCTTGCTACTCATTATCCTGAAGAAAAGAATAACAGAGTAAAAAGTGAGATCATAAATTTCTTTAAACAAAACAAAAATGATAATGCAAAAGCTATAATAGAATATGCTATTAAAGATGAAAGTGACAGTGTAAGAAAAGATGCTTATTATTTATGTTCTATTTATCCTGATATTCAATATGAAGTTCCTATAATGGCAGAAATTACAAATGCTTCAGGGCTTGTATTAGACAGTATGGTTAATGCTTTGGGAGCTATAAAATCAGAGATGGCTGCAGATTATTTATTAGAGATATATACAAATAATACTGTAGGATCAAGTACTAAAGTTGAGATATTAAGATATTTCAGTATAACTAAAAACACTAAAGGTGAAAAGATTTGTCAGAATGCAGCTCAAAATGCCGGAGAACCTGCTTTGGTTAGATATATGGGTGTTGTGGCATTGGGTGCTTATCCTAGTGCTGAAAATTATGAGATACTTCAAAAACTTCTTGCTGAAGATTTACCGGAGATTACTGCAAGGGTTATATATGTACTTCCTGAATACAGTGCTTATGGAGATGTTAAAAAAGATGTAATAGAAGCTGCTAAAAATGACAGTGATTCTGTACGTATTTATGCTATTAAGGCTTTATCCAATTACAAATCAGAGCCTGAAATAGAAGAACTTCTAATTTACAGACTTAAAAATGACAATTCAGAGGCTATCACTACAGAGATACTTAATTTATACAAAGAATCCGCACCTACAGGAAATATGTATGATGCTATAAAAACATTGGCCACTTCATCTGCCAGCGATAAAATAAAGAATCTTGCCAAATCTGTTATAGGTGAGGGAGATTCTGATTCAGCTACAACTATAGAAGAATCTCTAACAGGTATAAAAAACGATTCAGCTAATACTGCTAATTAA
- a CDS encoding OmpA family protein: protein MKKLLFIFSLLIFVIIACKSTPTSTTPEDVVIADDTPAVEEEKPKPEEVVADTKTLASGSEELYLPMDTSIRDTERGKILETTPKVIFKFVETNMPATAEMSFNQVIEFLDKNPNVNIVLEAHTSNRGKAYPYNYNLSVVRAKNGKAYLLAKGVPSERVIESPLGEALPEYPTQNELRRYEFVIIANDEDLVKYNTYISNLDVRSESTYQGN, encoded by the coding sequence ATGAAAAAACTTTTATTTATTTTTAGTTTATTGATCTTTGTCATAATAGCATGTAAAAGTACGCCTACAAGTACAACTCCGGAGGATGTTGTGATAGCAGACGATACTCCAGCAGTAGAAGAAGAAAAACCAAAACCAGAAGAAGTAGTAGCTGATACAAAAACATTGGCATCTGGTTCTGAAGAGCTTTATCTTCCTATGGATACTTCTATAAGAGATACTGAAAGAGGAAAAATACTAGAAACTACTCCAAAAGTAATATTCAAATTCGTAGAGACTAATATGCCAGCAACAGCTGAAATGTCTTTCAATCAGGTTATAGAGTTTTTAGATAAGAATCCTAATGTAAATATAGTTTTGGAAGCTCATACTAGTAACAGAGGAAAGGCTTATCCTTATAATTATAATCTTTCTGTTGTAAGAGCTAAAAATGGTAAGGCATACTTGTTGGCTAAGGGAGTACCTTCTGAAAGAGTAATAGAAAGTCCTCTTGGAGAAGCTCTTCCTGAATACCCTACTCAAAATGAACTTAGAAGATATGAGTTTGTTATAATAGCCAATGATGAAGATTTAGTAAAATATAATACTTACATTTCTAATTTGGATGTAAGAAGCGAAAGTACATATCAGGGAAATTGA
- a CDS encoding OmpA family protein produces the protein MKKIFLLMSVVILAAACKSAPVATGPEDNSGFKTTEANNQNAKGLNLPDGASVRETPRGKVLVLHDPKSKTDVGKPGSTYEVKFGFDNTIEIGTYKEAYNLVYQIINNNPGIRIMVEGNSSKEGPAPYNYALSQRRSDKSYNYIIKLGVENSKLLKNAFGEALPEYPTLKENRRSEFIIIMTEDDLKKYNDFAKTVDINKETN, from the coding sequence ATGAAAAAAATATTTTTACTTATGTCAGTAGTTATTCTAGCAGCCGCATGTAAAAGTGCCCCTGTTGCTACTGGTCCAGAAGATAATAGCGGATTCAAAACAACTGAAGCAAATAATCAAAATGCTAAAGGGCTTAACCTTCCTGATGGAGCTAGTGTAAGAGAAACTCCAAGAGGAAAAGTATTAGTACTTCATGATCCTAAATCTAAAACAGATGTTGGTAAGCCTGGTTCAACTTATGAGGTAAAATTCGGTTTTGATAATACTATAGAAATAGGAACTTATAAAGAGGCTTATAATTTAGTTTATCAAATAATAAATAATAATCCAGGTATAAGAATAATGGTAGAAGGCAATTCTAGTAAAGAAGGTCCTGCTCCTTATAACTATGCTCTATCTCAAAGAAGATCTGATAAAAGCTACAACTATATAATAAAATTAGGCGTAGAAAACAGTAAATTATTAAAAAATGCTTTCGGAGAGGCTTTGCCTGAATACCCTACTCTTAAAGAAAATAGAAGAAGCGAATTTATAATAATAATGACTGAAGATGATTTGAAAAAGTATAACGATTTTGCTAAAACTGTCGACATTAATAAGGAAACAAATTAA
- a CDS encoding class I SAM-dependent methyltransferase, producing the protein MQDICIITDIGTIYGFGHITRMKFIANKLKEYYNFTFSSINDNSGIFKDNTINTCKYNEIVNLNPYLIIVDSREVDSKYIKELKKISSVIIIDSVGNERAFADIVIEMLPNIDNSKEVNIKPFIATILNSNVKPKYDADAPILLYLGFNNELKNKAIEIISKIEDKNFVLIDTERESEYNNITYKNFGTDIFENPYSAVITYFGLTAFECIESSIPVILLSPTKYHDDLAKSQEELFFNLGFFQNIDSDAALNRLKEFLFNDDIQNKFKEKGKLINTDKSLERIKTIIDNIKDFKDIECPFCKSRNIEMKNRNLESNLYKCQKCNTLFRKYFLPPFTDYSSKYFVEDYKNQYGKTYEEDSANLTALAKRRLEKIKKIKPNGKVLDIGSAMGFFLKEAREYGYETEGIEISEYASNYCINTLNLNVHNCSLLDFEYKEKEYDIITAWYVVEHIYNFESILENIIYSLKDDGILAFATPNGNGLSGRFNKNYFSIVPSDHAFEANPKSLDLLMSKYSLKCINLENQSVYYNRFCDIFGFNFIRKNNFLSGIYSSFARSKNLGDTFECIYQKSLK; encoded by the coding sequence ATGCAGGATATATGTATAATAACAGATATAGGAACAATATACGGGTTTGGACATATTACCCGTATGAAGTTCATAGCAAATAAGTTAAAAGAATATTATAATTTTACATTTTCTTCTATTAATGATAACAGCGGTATATTTAAAGATAATACTATAAATACATGTAAATATAATGAAATAGTAAATTTAAATCCTTATCTAATAATAGTAGACAGCAGAGAAGTAGACTCAAAATATATAAAAGAATTAAAAAAAATAAGCAGTGTTATAATAATAGACAGTGTAGGAAATGAAAGAGCATTCGCCGATATAGTTATAGAAATGCTTCCTAATATAGATAATTCTAAAGAGGTAAATATAAAGCCTTTTATTGCTACTATATTAAACTCTAATGTAAAACCTAAATATGATGCTGATGCCCCTATTCTTCTTTATCTTGGATTTAATAATGAATTAAAAAATAAAGCTATAGAAATAATAAGCAAAATAGAAGATAAAAATTTTGTATTGATAGATACAGAAAGGGAAAGTGAATACAATAATATAACTTATAAAAATTTCGGAACTGATATATTTGAAAATCCATACAGTGCAGTTATAACCTATTTCGGACTCACTGCCTTTGAATGCATAGAATCTTCTATACCTGTAATATTGCTTTCACCTACAAAATATCATGATGACTTGGCTAAAAGTCAGGAAGAGTTATTTTTTAATTTAGGATTTTTTCAAAATATAGATAGTGATGCTGCTCTAAATAGATTAAAAGAATTTCTATTCAATGATGATATACAAAATAAATTTAAAGAAAAAGGTAAATTAATAAATACAGATAAATCTTTAGAGCGTATAAAAACTATAATAGATAATATAAAAGATTTCAAAGATATAGAATGCCCATTTTGCAAAAGCAGAAATATAGAAATGAAAAATAGAAATTTGGAATCAAATTTGTATAAATGCCAGAAATGCAATACTCTGTTTAGAAAATATTTCCTTCCTCCATTTACAGATTATTCATCTAAATATTTTGTTGAAGATTATAAGAATCAGTACGGAAAAACCTATGAAGAAGACAGTGCAAATTTAACTGCTTTGGCAAAAAGAAGATTAGAAAAAATAAAGAAAATAAAACCTAATGGAAAAGTACTTGATATAGGCAGTGCAATGGGTTTCTTTCTTAAAGAGGCAAGAGAATACGGATATGAAACAGAAGGTATAGAGATAAGCGAATATGCCTCAAACTACTGTATAAACACTCTTAATCTCAATGTACATAATTGCTCTTTGCTAGATTTTGAATATAAAGAAAAAGAATATGATATAATAACAGCCTGGTATGTTGTAGAGCATATATACAATTTTGAAAGTATTTTAGAAAATATAATTTACTCCCTTAAAGATGACGGAATATTAGCATTCGCTACCCCTAATGGTAATGGTTTAAGCGGAAGATTCAACAAAAACTATTTTTCTATAGTACCTTCGGATCATGCTTTTGAAGCTAACCCTAAATCCTTAGACTTACTTATGTCTAAATATTCTTTAAAATGCATAAATTTAGAAAATCAAAGCGTTTATTATAATAGATTCTGCGATATATTCGGCTTTAATTTCATTAGAAAAAATAATTTTCTATCAGGAATATATAGCTCTTTTGCTAGAAGTAAGAATTTAGGCGATACATTTGAATGCATATATCAAAAGTCATTAAAATAA
- a CDS encoding ankyrin repeat domain-containing protein translates to MKEFFDAAKSGDLNKLKECLNKNININKLDDEGFTALMLASIFNRVNIAEELIKNNADINLQTDENWTALIFASFYGHSEIAEILLKNNADLNIKNKQGFDAFLTAVFYKRIDIVKLLLKYNADVNTKNNDGFTPLIYACNHDNTNILKLLINHNAYINSKTNEGVNGLMYACLMLKEDIVKELLENNINIDETDNNGDNAYIYLKSNENNESYNEDNEDLKAMNRINDMISNYK, encoded by the coding sequence ATGAAAGAATTTTTTGATGCTGCTAAAAGCGGAGATTTAAACAAATTAAAAGAATGCTTAAATAAAAATATTAACATAAATAAGCTGGATGATGAAGGATTTACTGCCTTAATGCTTGCATCTATATTTAATAGAGTTAATATCGCCGAAGAATTAATAAAAAATAATGCTGATATTAATTTGCAAACCGATGAAAATTGGACTGCTTTGATATTTGCTTCATTTTACGGGCATAGTGAAATTGCTGAAATTCTGCTTAAAAACAATGCTGACTTAAATATCAAAAATAAACAAGGTTTCGATGCATTTCTTACTGCAGTATTTTATAAAAGGATTGATATTGTTAAACTATTATTAAAATACAATGCTGATGTTAATACAAAAAATAATGATGGCTTTACTCCTCTCATTTATGCCTGCAATCATGATAATACTAATATATTAAAACTTCTTATAAATCATAATGCATATATTAACAGCAAAACTAATGAGGGTGTTAATGGACTTATGTATGCATGCTTAATGCTTAAAGAAGATATAGTAAAAGAGCTTCTTGAAAATAATATTAATATTGATGAAACTGATAATAATGGAGATAATGCTTACATATATCTAAAAAGCAATGAAAATAATGAAAGCTATAATGAAGACAATGAAGATTTAAAAGCTATGAATAGAATAAATGATATGATATCTAATTATAAATAG
- a CDS encoding aryl-sulfate sulfotransferase translates to MKRTTAFIILMIILFLCFSCSKKEIPLPDDKVGEFILNPNGQTPLSLLYKIETNNNYPVTVITEGRLGDKDIIFTYPKNYGSNFAIHGLYSENTNTVHIINGTNRISTNIIVDKLSIDGLYIPATNRVIRDLNPEENVYFFNINDESSITNLKDNNAELYFASPVINRSWKGLFLMGVSRKGNLRYVNYSNFYLTNEIAKVINQDNDIVIYDTMGVSDLLGNAKLDVTKLNIGVHHDVIRKKSDSNYIMLANSEWGVEDRICEVDSNGNLIRDLYVGDLIKKIVNKNGDEAEKEYLKKLIFDEDNKYYSIGRKKDFPMDWAHCNSLVYDESNDILYLSVRSLAVMAVDYSEWELIWYMADDTLDTMESYNPYGRYLKDLKSFDPYKVLGNGNTDGPKSQHALFLISTNVIGMFDNQGDEDTNPNGSRYVEYKITGSHGSWKAEKIYEYKTEDKLYSHYISDIDFLSNGNMLLDFGNNAQIIEVDKETKEVFYHLKFTVKTWGIYRIDKMPLYYSDDYKYSEDSSFIN, encoded by the coding sequence ATGAAGAGAACTACAGCATTTATAATTTTAATGATAATATTATTTTTATGTTTTTCATGTTCAAAAAAGGAAATACCGCTTCCTGATGATAAGGTAGGGGAGTTTATATTAAATCCTAATGGACAAACTCCTTTATCATTGTTATACAAGATAGAAACCAATAATAATTATCCTGTTACAGTAATAACAGAAGGAAGATTGGGAGATAAAGATATAATTTTTACTTATCCTAAAAATTACGGCTCTAATTTTGCAATACATGGGCTTTATTCAGAAAATACAAATACTGTTCATATTATTAATGGTACAAATAGAATATCTACTAATATAATAGTTGATAAACTTTCTATAGACGGACTTTATATTCCAGCTACAAACAGAGTAATAAGAGATTTAAATCCTGAAGAAAATGTGTATTTCTTTAATATTAATGATGAGAGTTCTATTACTAATTTAAAAGATAATAATGCAGAATTATATTTTGCAAGTCCTGTTATAAATAGAAGCTGGAAGGGACTTTTTTTAATGGGTGTAAGCAGAAAAGGTAATTTGCGTTATGTGAATTATTCTAACTTCTATCTTACTAATGAGATAGCAAAAGTTATAAATCAAGATAATGATATTGTTATATATGATACTATGGGGGTTAGCGATTTACTTGGAAATGCAAAACTTGATGTTACTAAATTGAATATAGGCGTTCATCATGATGTTATAAGAAAAAAATCTGACAGTAATTATATAATGCTTGCTAATTCCGAGTGGGGCGTTGAAGATAGAATTTGCGAAGTTGATAGTAATGGAAATTTAATAAGAGATTTATATGTCGGCGATTTAATCAAAAAGATAGTTAATAAAAATGGCGATGAGGCAGAAAAAGAGTATTTAAAAAAATTAATATTCGATGAAGATAATAAATATTACAGCATAGGAAGAAAAAAAGATTTTCCTATGGATTGGGCACATTGTAATTCTTTAGTTTATGATGAGTCTAATGATATACTTTATTTATCTGTAAGAAGTTTAGCTGTTATGGCAGTTGATTACAGTGAATGGGAGCTTATTTGGTATATGGCTGATGATACATTAGATACTATGGAATCATACAATCCTTATGGCAGATATTTAAAAGATTTAAAATCATTCGATCCTTATAAGGTATTAGGTAATGGAAATACTGACGGCCCTAAAAGTCAACATGCTTTATTTTTGATATCAACTAATGTAATAGGTATGTTTGATAATCAAGGCGATGAAGATACAAATCCAAATGGCTCAAGATATGTAGAATATAAAATCACTGGTTCTCATGGTTCTTGGAAGGCTGAAAAAATATATGAATACAAAACAGAAGATAAATTATATTCTCATTATATATCAGACATAGATTTTTTAAGTAATGGAAATATGCTTCTTGATTTTGGGAACAATGCTCAGATAATAGAAGTTGATAAAGAAACGAAAGAAGTTTTTTATCATTTGAAATTCACAGTAAAGACTTGGGGTATTTATAGAATAGATAAAATGCCTTTATATTATTCCGATGACTATAAATATAGCGAGGATAGTTCTTTTATAAATTAA